Proteins found in one Poecilia reticulata strain Guanapo linkage group LG15, Guppy_female_1.0+MT, whole genome shotgun sequence genomic segment:
- the eloal gene encoding elongin A, like isoform X1, translated as MARSSDVVKRIMRFKLQLSDKAEPTTVLKILQKLKDLDITLDILSETGIGKTVNSLRRHKQVGEFAKLLVKGWKKMIPKESTSHGDDPAWLDSISVKNKEDDQSCSDNGSPQNDNNNNCPTSNHEDQDTSDEQAHKMLSKKEEFEEQKRKLSVDKNVKKRQEESKTQLWKDISKSRAEIQEDKMDDNVASKMRKQNSNNAHGNKSFEGSYKKSKSESREKLNGTSERERESNTKSKPSKELMKNRETFSSNDKYSKTLKLAKEDKPLEMSRSSETRNRKRKKTDYEKHDNLKPHPDPDSEKYSKHKKAKMGHQDAEINGNEEKPSMSFESYLNYDVNVEKKKEHSGVKKAPKMVKTSSKEPTSKHPGTKPLKSSTSFPEQKTQKSLMHLMDVPLPVALPELEKSSHNDYYFEKKVDKEPDSCDVSEESVVFTGQRLNKKMQVYSGAKTLFLPTMMSLFQQCIRTLQNNLNLLYETGGVPFELLEPVLERCTPEQLLRIEEYNPIYIGVTDHLWGKHCQRDFKDCKLQEYESWKEMYIRLSEERERKLKRLTKTIVSAQSQKPKGRQVKMAFIHTVAKPPRDVRIQQEIHGTAVQQPHQLKCSNKHQENPMRSSCNEPYRSSSTSGSGGSNNQDPRKKIKVAPMMAKSLKAFRKQLGRR; from the exons GTTCTAAAGATTTTGCAGAAATTAAAGGATCTGGATATCACACTAGATATTCTTTCT GAAACTGGAATTGGCAAAACGGTTAACTCCCTGCGAAGACACAAACAAGTGGGAGAATTTGCCAAGTTGCTAGTTAAAGGCTGGAAAAAAATGATTCCAAAGGAATCCACAag CCATGGTGATGATCCAGCATGGTTGGATagcatttctgttaaaaacaaagaggatGACCAAAGCTGTTCTGATAATGGGAGTCCACAGAATGACAATAACAATAACTGCCCTACATCTAATCATGAGGATCAAGATACTTCAGATGAACAGGCCCACAAAATGCTGAGTaaaaaagaagagtttgaagagcagaaaagaaaactcaGTGTGGACAAGAATGTTAAAAAGCGTCAAGAAGAAAGCAAGACACAACTTTGGAAGGACATTTCAAAAAGCAGAGCTGAAATACAAGAGGACAAGATGGACGACAATGTTGCCTCCAAGATgaggaaacaaaacagtaatAACGCGCATGGAAACAAATCCTTTGAGGGTTCTtataaaaaatccaaatctgAGTCTAGGGAAAAGTTGAATGGAACCTCTGAGAGAGAACGAGAATCAAACACAAAGTCAAAGCCATCAAAAGAATTGATGAAAAACAGAGAGACCTTTTCATCCAATGACAAGtactcaaaaacattaaaattggCCAAAGAGGACAAACCTCTGGAGATGTCGAGGAGCTCAGAGACtcgaaacagaaaaagaaaaaaaacagactatgAAAAGCATGACAATCTAAAACCCCATCCAGATCCTGATAGTgagaaatattcaaaacacaaaaaagccaAAATGGGGCACCAAGATGCAGAGATTAATGGTAATGAGGAGAAACCCTCCATGTCTTTTGAGTCTTACTTGAACTATGACGTGAatgtggagaagaagaaagaacatTCAGGAGTGAAGAAAGCTCCGAAAATGGTCAAGACTTCGTCAAAAGAACCAACATCAAAGCATCCAGGGACCAAGCCTCTGAAATCATCTACTTCTTTTCCAGAACAG AAGACACAGAAATCTTTAATGCATTTGATGGATGTCCCATTACCCGTCGCTCTCCCAGAACTGGAAAAATCTTCACACAATGACTACTACTTCGAAAAAAAAG TTGATAAGGAGCCGGATTCTTGTGATGTTTCGGAGGAGTCTGTAGTGTTCACTGGTCAGCGACTGAATAAGAAGATGCAAGTGTACTCTGGTGCCAAAACCCTTTTCCTCCCGACTATGATGAGCTTGTTTCAACAGTGTATACGCACACTCCAGAACAACCTCAACT TGCTCTACGAGACCGGTGGAGTCCCATTTGAACTTCTTGAACCAGTACTGGAGCGGTGTACACCAGAGCAGCTGCTGCGAATAGAGGAATATAACCCA ATATACATCGGAGTGACAGACCACTTATGGGGAAAACACTGCCAGAGGGATTTCAAAGACTGCAAACTTCAGGAATATGAGTCATGGAAAGAGATGTATATCAGACTGTctgaggagagggagaggaagctCAAAAGACTGACAAAAACGATCGTCTCGGCACAATCTCAGAAGCCGAAGG GACGGCAGGTGAAGATGGCATTTATTCACACCGTTGCCAAGCCGCCAAGAGATGTGCGAATTCAGCAGGAAATTCATGGAACTGCTGTGCAGCAGCCTCATCAGCTCAAGTGCAG TAATAAACATCAGGAAAACCCAATGAGGTCCAGCTGCAATGAGCCCTACAGGTCTAGCAGCACCAGCGGCTCTGGCGGAAGCAACAACCAAGATCCTCGCAAAAAAATAA aaGTTGCTCCAATGATGGCAAAATCCTTAAAGGCGTTTAGGAAACAGTTGGGACGGAGATGA
- the eloal gene encoding elongin A, like isoform X2, translating to MARSSDVVKRIMRFKLQLSDKAEPTTVLKILQKLKDLDITLDILSETGIGKTVNSLRRHKQVGEFAKLLVKGWKKMIPKESTSHGDDPAWLDSISVKNKEDDQSCSDNGSPQNDNNNNCPTSNHEDQDTSDEQAHKMLSKKEEFEEQKRKLSVDKNVKKRQEESKTQLWKDISKSRAEIQEDKMDDNVASKMRKQNSNNAHGNKSFEGSYKKSKSESREKLNGTSERERESNTKSKPSKELMKNRETFSSNDKYSKTLKLAKEDKPLEMSRSSETRNRKRKKTDYEKHDNLKPHPDPDSEKYSKHKKAKMGHQDAEINGNEEKPSMSFESYLNYDVNVEKKKEHSGVKKAPKMVKTSSKEPTSKHPGTKPLKSSTSFPEQTQKSLMHLMDVPLPVALPELEKSSHNDYYFEKKVDKEPDSCDVSEESVVFTGQRLNKKMQVYSGAKTLFLPTMMSLFQQCIRTLQNNLNLLYETGGVPFELLEPVLERCTPEQLLRIEEYNPIYIGVTDHLWGKHCQRDFKDCKLQEYESWKEMYIRLSEERERKLKRLTKTIVSAQSQKPKGRQVKMAFIHTVAKPPRDVRIQQEIHGTAVQQPHQLKCSNKHQENPMRSSCNEPYRSSSTSGSGGSNNQDPRKKIKVAPMMAKSLKAFRKQLGRR from the exons GTTCTAAAGATTTTGCAGAAATTAAAGGATCTGGATATCACACTAGATATTCTTTCT GAAACTGGAATTGGCAAAACGGTTAACTCCCTGCGAAGACACAAACAAGTGGGAGAATTTGCCAAGTTGCTAGTTAAAGGCTGGAAAAAAATGATTCCAAAGGAATCCACAag CCATGGTGATGATCCAGCATGGTTGGATagcatttctgttaaaaacaaagaggatGACCAAAGCTGTTCTGATAATGGGAGTCCACAGAATGACAATAACAATAACTGCCCTACATCTAATCATGAGGATCAAGATACTTCAGATGAACAGGCCCACAAAATGCTGAGTaaaaaagaagagtttgaagagcagaaaagaaaactcaGTGTGGACAAGAATGTTAAAAAGCGTCAAGAAGAAAGCAAGACACAACTTTGGAAGGACATTTCAAAAAGCAGAGCTGAAATACAAGAGGACAAGATGGACGACAATGTTGCCTCCAAGATgaggaaacaaaacagtaatAACGCGCATGGAAACAAATCCTTTGAGGGTTCTtataaaaaatccaaatctgAGTCTAGGGAAAAGTTGAATGGAACCTCTGAGAGAGAACGAGAATCAAACACAAAGTCAAAGCCATCAAAAGAATTGATGAAAAACAGAGAGACCTTTTCATCCAATGACAAGtactcaaaaacattaaaattggCCAAAGAGGACAAACCTCTGGAGATGTCGAGGAGCTCAGAGACtcgaaacagaaaaagaaaaaaaacagactatgAAAAGCATGACAATCTAAAACCCCATCCAGATCCTGATAGTgagaaatattcaaaacacaaaaaagccaAAATGGGGCACCAAGATGCAGAGATTAATGGTAATGAGGAGAAACCCTCCATGTCTTTTGAGTCTTACTTGAACTATGACGTGAatgtggagaagaagaaagaacatTCAGGAGTGAAGAAAGCTCCGAAAATGGTCAAGACTTCGTCAAAAGAACCAACATCAAAGCATCCAGGGACCAAGCCTCTGAAATCATCTACTTCTTTTCCAGAACAG ACACAGAAATCTTTAATGCATTTGATGGATGTCCCATTACCCGTCGCTCTCCCAGAACTGGAAAAATCTTCACACAATGACTACTACTTCGAAAAAAAAG TTGATAAGGAGCCGGATTCTTGTGATGTTTCGGAGGAGTCTGTAGTGTTCACTGGTCAGCGACTGAATAAGAAGATGCAAGTGTACTCTGGTGCCAAAACCCTTTTCCTCCCGACTATGATGAGCTTGTTTCAACAGTGTATACGCACACTCCAGAACAACCTCAACT TGCTCTACGAGACCGGTGGAGTCCCATTTGAACTTCTTGAACCAGTACTGGAGCGGTGTACACCAGAGCAGCTGCTGCGAATAGAGGAATATAACCCA ATATACATCGGAGTGACAGACCACTTATGGGGAAAACACTGCCAGAGGGATTTCAAAGACTGCAAACTTCAGGAATATGAGTCATGGAAAGAGATGTATATCAGACTGTctgaggagagggagaggaagctCAAAAGACTGACAAAAACGATCGTCTCGGCACAATCTCAGAAGCCGAAGG GACGGCAGGTGAAGATGGCATTTATTCACACCGTTGCCAAGCCGCCAAGAGATGTGCGAATTCAGCAGGAAATTCATGGAACTGCTGTGCAGCAGCCTCATCAGCTCAAGTGCAG TAATAAACATCAGGAAAACCCAATGAGGTCCAGCTGCAATGAGCCCTACAGGTCTAGCAGCACCAGCGGCTCTGGCGGAAGCAACAACCAAGATCCTCGCAAAAAAATAA aaGTTGCTCCAATGATGGCAAAATCCTTAAAGGCGTTTAGGAAACAGTTGGGACGGAGATGA